Part of the Candidatus Desulfatibia profunda genome, CTTTTTTCGGTGAATTTAATACGGATATTGCCATATAACAACAGGGAAGTTTGGGGACGTACATAAGTTTATAAGTTTAAAAATATTTTCACATGGAATTGAGTAAGTTTTCAAATAACCATGGAGGAATAAACGACCCAATAAACAATGCATAATCACACCCAGACTGATGGGAACTTATGAACTTATGTACGTCCCCTAGTACTGCAATCTCGGGCGACGATTACCTCTGTGAGCACTGTTTTCCAGCATTTTAGGCCGAACCAACCGCTGCGGGTGATCTTGGCAGATAATATAAATTTGGAATAAGGATCAGTATATGTTAATATTTGAATGGGATCTTAAAAAGGCAAAAACTAATCTGGAAAAACATGGTGTTTCTTTTGAGGAAGCAAGCACCGCTTTTAAAGATCCTTTGTCATTAACCATTGATGATCCTTTACATTCAAGCGATGAAAAAAGATTGGTTCTTATTGGGATATCGTATAATAATAGCATGTTGGTTGTTGTTCATACTGAAAGAGGTGACCACATAAGGATTATCAGTGCCAGAAAAGCAACAAAAAAGGAAAGGATAGAATATGAAGGTAATGTCTAATGATCCAGACATGATGGAAGAATATGATTTTAGCAAGGGCATAAGAGGCAAATACGCTAAAAAATACAAAAAAGGAACAAATGTTGTAATCATCGATTCCGAT contains:
- a CDS encoding BrnT family toxin, whose protein sequence is MLIFEWDLKKAKTNLEKHGVSFEEASTAFKDPLSLTIDDPLHSSDEKRLVLIGISYNNSMLVVVHTERGDHIRIISARKATKKERIEYEGNV